The DNA region ATTAATTTAAACAGTCTTACTTGTAGGATGTTTAAATAATAAATACTTATAAAAATAACACTTCCAATCAACCAAAAAATATTAAACCATCCTATGACTTTAATACCTGTTTTTAATAAAAATTCTATTAAAATATTTGATTTAAAATAAGTAATTGCTGCTGCACCAAGCTCTACAAAGCCTACATAAAACAAGTAATATATAAATAACTTTGTTTTTGTGTTTTTAAATTTTTTAAAGGTAAATATAGCCGTTAGTATGGCTAAAACTTCAAAAAAATAAACAACAAAATTAAAATGAGTAGTTAAATACTTTAGCATAGTATTAAATTACTTATTAAGTTTTTGGTCTAGCTATTATTAGACCAATTGCAAATGTAGAATACATTAAAAAATTGGCTATTAAATAAATTTGCCATTTAAGTAAAATAAAATTCCAATCTCCATTTTTAGAATAAATATCATAAAATGAAACAGGAGTTACAATTATCAACCACATAAATAAAGCAACAGCTACGTAAAAATATAAATCTTTATAAAAGGTGAGGATTTTATCACTTAAAATCAATTCAATAAAATAACTAATTGTGCTTACAATGATTAATAGACTTCCCACTATTTGAATGAATGGAAAGACTTGAAAAAAAATTTTTTCATAATTAATAAACAAAAATATAGTTGAGAACACTATAAATATAACAGAAGAAATATTTACTATCCTATTAAGGAATCTAATTTTTAATACTTTTAAAAATAATCTAGAGAATAGAAAAACAATTATTACATCAAAAAAAATGGTAAACCACCAATAATTTTGTCTAAATACAGAGTTATACAAAGGATTTAAAAACTCTAATTTACTATAGTAATTAGGATAACTTCCTATAAGCTCTACAAAAAAAATAAAAAATAAAATATGAATAAAAGCTATAGCTGTAGTAGGTTGATATTTTTTATATAAAATTATACCAACTAAAACAGCTATAAACTCTATAACATATGTTATTAAAACATTGTTATTTATAATAAAATCCTTCAAAGCTTTTAATTAGGATAAGGTTGTCCTGGTGGAATACCATTAGTACCTTTATCTAAACCATTTGCTGTAGAGATATCTTTTTGGGTACCAGATCGTTTATCATTTTCGGTAGGTACTAAAAAAATCGTGGTCAATCCTTTTGGTCCTACAGATGTATCTACACCTAAATATAAACGTATACCGCTAGCATTTAAAGAGTCTTTTGCATAATTTACATAGTATTCCATATCTTTTATAGAATACCAAGAAGATCTATTATCCTCAGCTTCATAAGCAACCGAATCTACATACTGCTGACGAAGATTTGTCCAGTTATCGCTTAGTTTTTTTGCTTCGGTTGGAGTAATAATACCAGAAGGCATTGTTAATGGTGGCGGCGTTGTCATACCTGTTGGACTAAAAAAATAATAGGTAATAAAAGCACCAATAAGTAAGCCTACAATAAGGCTAAATAAGTTTTTCATGTTGGTTAAGTATTTAAAGATTAATAGCTTATTCTTGAAGATAAATGTAAGAAAAAATCTTTTAATTTCTCAATTTAGGTTTAGAGACTATAAATCCTATACCTATAAAAACATACATAAATATAATTGCAAAAAATTTGATGGAATACTTAAGGCTTATGTATTCTGGATCTGAAAGCGTAAAATAACGTTCAAAAAAAGTTAATGGAGTTGTAACTATAAAAAAGACTAATGTCCCAATACTAACATAAAAAGGTAATAACTTATAAAAGCTTATTATATTTTCTAAATTTAACAACTGAATAAAATAACTAGAGATTAGAAAAACAATAACAAATAAGTCAATAACTTCTGCATAAATCATGTAGTCATAATTAGAAGACGACATAAATAAAACGAAAAATATAAACTGAAAAATTAGTGTTAAAAACAAAATCAATTTAATAGCTTTTTTAATACTTGTATTCTCTGCGATTAAATAATAATAACAACTAAAGAATACATTTGCTCCTATAAACCACGTTAAAAAATACCACCAATAATTTTTTTCGAAAACCGTATTTTTTAAAGTTTCTTTTAAAGATGAAAATGATGGATTTGCATCTATTATTACAGTGTAAGAGGCTAATATTTCAATACAATTAATGTAGATTAAAAAGTAAATAAGATATTTAGAAGCTTTATCATTTTTAAATTTCTTAAAACATAAAATTCCTGCTAGAGCTGCAAAAACTTCAGCAGATCTAAAGCATAAAAAATAATATTCTTCAATTAATGAAATCACATTTACTTTTCAATTTCTGGTTTAGAAACAATTAAACCAATTGTATACATTAAATACATAAACATAATTGAAAATAATCGTACAATTCTATTTAAAATAACAAAATTGTCATCTTTTGAATTATAATAGTTTTGATAAAAATCAAGTGGCGTTTGTATTATTATAAAGACAAATGCTGCAGTTGCAATATAAAAAGATAATGATCTGTAAAACGTAGTAATAGCATCACTATTTATTAATTCTATAAAATAGACAGATGTTACAAACATGATAAGAGTAAGCTGTATTAAGTTAATTTCTGTAATACTATCACTCATAAAAGTATTAAACTTAAAAATGTATAATACTATCTGTATTAAAATCAACACACTTGTAACACGTTTAACTATTAGTTTTAAACGTTTAGATTTAAGCACTTTAGAAAAGTATATCGAATAAAACAAGGAAGAACCAATAGTCCATGTCAAGGAGTACCACCAAAAATTATTATAAAAAACTGTATTATTTAATAAATCTTTAATCCAAAATAAATCTTCATTTTTTTTAATTAATCTTGGATAAGAACCAATCGTTTCAATAAGATTAACATAAATTAAAAAAAATATAAAAAGCTTAGCAGCTAGATCCTGTTTATATTTTCTTAATAAAAATATTCCAGTTAAAGCTGCTAAAATTTCTACACTTTTATAAAGTATAGCATAATTTGATTTAATGAAATATGCTAAAAACTCCATTGATTATTGTGGATAATTTGCTTGTGGTGGATCACCTAGATCACCTCTATCCATTCCATCTGCTCCGGTAATATCTTTATTAGATCCATTATCATCTTGTGTTGGAACCATAAAGATAGTAGTCATTCCCTTAGGATTTTCTTTAGATGTTTCTACGCCTAAGTAAAAACGTACACCGTTAACTTTAGGATTATTTTCTTGAATATAATCTAAAAAATCTTTCATATCCTGTAAAGAATACCACGAAGATCTGTTATCCGGTTGTCCTGCAGCAGCTTCGTTAGCTTTTGCTCTTAAAGTTGTCCAGTTGTCGTTTAAAGTTTGTGCCTGTTGAGCAGTAATAATTCCCTTTGGTGTTGCCATAAAATATTTAGATTGATTAATAATTGGATCAAAAATAAAAAAAATAACTAAATGTTAAATTTTATCCTAACCAACCATCGCGATCTAAACTTCTATATTGAATCGCTTCGCTTATATGATTACCCAAAACGGTTTCGCTTTGCTCTAAATCGGCAATAGTTCTAGCTACTTTCAAAATTCTATCGTAAGCTCTAGCCGAAAGATTTAAACGCTCCATTGCTGTTTTTAAAAGCTGAAGTGAAGCATCATCCAACTTACAATATTTTCGTATTTGTTTGGTAGACATCTGCGCATTGTAATGCACATTATCAAAATCTTTGAAGCGTTGTGTTTGAATTTCTCTTGCACAAGTCACGCGCTTTCTAATGTCTACAGAACTTTCTGCTATTTGATCATCCGATAATTTTTCAAAAGGTACTGGCGTTACTTCAATATGAATATCTATCCTATCCAACAACGGACCAGAAATTTTACTTAAATACCGTTGCATTTCGGCAGGACTTGAAGTAACAGGCGCATCAGGATCGTTAAAATATCCACCAGGACTTGGATTCATACTTGCTACCAACATAAACGACGATGGATAAGTCACCGTAAATTTTGCTCGCGAAATGGTAACTTCTCTATCCTCCAAAGGTTGACGCATCACTTCTAAAACTTCTCTTTTAAATTCTGGCAACTCGTCTAAAAACAACACACCGTTATGACTTAACGAAATTTCTCCTGGTTGCGGATAACTTCCGCCACCAACTAAAGCGACATTTGAAATCGTGTGATGCGGACTTCTAAATGGTCTTTGCGACATTAATCCTGCGTCTTTAACACGACCAACAACGCTATGTATTTTTGTGGTTTCTAAAGCTTCATGCAAGGTCATTGGTGGCAAAATACTAGGTAAACGCTTGGCTAACATAGTTTTTCCTGCGCCTGGCGGACCAATTAAAATAATGTTATGTCCGCCAGCTGCAGCAATTTCCATGCAGCGTTTTATACTTTCTTGTCCTTTAACGTCTGCAAAATCAAACTCTGGAAAATTTAGATTTTTTTCAAATTCTTTTCTGGTATCAATTTTAATTTGTTGCAATGCTTCACCTTTATCAAAAAAGTTAATTACTTCTTTAATATTTTCTACACCATAAACCTCTAAATCATTGACTATTGCTGCTTCTTTTGCATTTTGTATAGGTAAAATAAATCCTTTGTAACCTTCTTCCCTAGCCTTAATTGCAATAGGCAACGCACCTTTTATAGGTTGTAAATTTCCGTCTAAAGATAATTCGCCCATAATTAAATAACGATCTAAATCTTCGGCTTTAATCTGTTTAGATGCTGCTAAAATCCCGATTGCTAACGTTAAATCATAAGCAGAGCCTTCTTTACGCAAATCTGCTGGCGACATGTTGATTATAATTTTTTTTCCTGGAATTTTATAACCGTTATTTTGAAGTGCTGCTGCGATACGATAATTGCTTTCTTTTATAGCATTGTCGGGTAATCCAACAAGATGATAACCTATTCCTGTATCTACATTAACTTCTACTGTAACTGTTGTTGCTTCAACACCAAAAACAGCACTTCCAAAAACTTTTTTGAGCATAAATGGTTGGTTTAGAGTGTTAATATATAAATTTTGAATGAATTGTCATTTTTAAATATAGTTTTAAATTAAGGTTATTAATAAATAATAAAATCTGTACTTTCGTTTTATTGAATCCGATATAAATGAAAAACACTCAAAAAA from Mesoflavibacter profundi includes:
- a CDS encoding YifB family Mg chelatase-like AAA ATPase — protein: MLKKVFGSAVFGVEATTVTVEVNVDTGIGYHLVGLPDNAIKESNYRIAAALQNNGYKIPGKKIIINMSPADLRKEGSAYDLTLAIGILAASKQIKAEDLDRYLIMGELSLDGNLQPIKGALPIAIKAREEGYKGFILPIQNAKEAAIVNDLEVYGVENIKEVINFFDKGEALQQIKIDTRKEFEKNLNFPEFDFADVKGQESIKRCMEIAAAGGHNIILIGPPGAGKTMLAKRLPSILPPMTLHEALETTKIHSVVGRVKDAGLMSQRPFRSPHHTISNVALVGGGSYPQPGEISLSHNGVLFLDELPEFKREVLEVMRQPLEDREVTISRAKFTVTYPSSFMLVASMNPSPGGYFNDPDAPVTSSPAEMQRYLSKISGPLLDRIDIHIEVTPVPFEKLSDDQIAESSVDIRKRVTCAREIQTQRFKDFDNVHYNAQMSTKQIRKYCKLDDASLQLLKTAMERLNLSARAYDRILKVARTIADLEQSETVLGNHISEAIQYRSLDRDGWLG